From Chromohalobacter canadensis, one genomic window encodes:
- a CDS encoding nuclease-related domain-containing protein, giving the protein MDPITDYLETNGPSLTSEVAQYLIDTYSLTPSAARKRVSRAGGEVRRLAGIVFPHKARFLYLQQQFGSPWYWESLAQALIESNSAYGYAIAALRQRGGIVPAKQFPTICGAPLRQQRQLSPDTIFERLSDAKLLTKVTLSGVGECIALIQEEGHYETQADHMRAELLTEDILLTAVKDWLRRLGIASFGQVALRGGEKTPQVGTFAWDLSAPCYLGHMVRKGPDGKAKPGFVACDVFLGKDMTGAGVAPFIRKCLTLRSLPKIGPCMQILVANRFDHDAFLLLKRHGIIPATPKTLFGEEVAEALTQLTSVLINAAHAIIDPGQFDDLFRKLSKIEGAANQLRGTLFEYIAAEVARQKLATEVSMNRIFKVPGSEAEADIVAVTPHHGITLIECKGYSPRATIPDKLFKRWLEHNVPTCYAAIKQHPDWKGLPISFEFWTTAPLTDESMALFTKAKSSIRPSRYTIDLKLGPDLLGTIKKTRNPSLITAFEKHFVKIEREPEVFPENIDLDMFPS; this is encoded by the coding sequence ATGGATCCGATCACTGACTATCTTGAAACCAATGGGCCCTCGCTCACCAGCGAGGTCGCCCAATATCTGATCGACACCTACAGCCTCACTCCATCAGCAGCGCGTAAACGTGTCTCGCGGGCGGGCGGCGAGGTGCGGCGGCTGGCGGGGATCGTCTTCCCGCACAAGGCGCGTTTCCTCTATCTCCAACAACAATTCGGTTCTCCATGGTATTGGGAGAGCTTGGCGCAAGCATTAATCGAGTCCAACTCAGCATATGGCTATGCCATTGCTGCCCTTAGGCAGCGTGGCGGTATTGTGCCAGCCAAACAGTTCCCCACCATCTGCGGTGCGCCGCTTCGTCAGCAACGCCAACTCTCGCCCGACACGATCTTCGAGCGGCTATCCGATGCCAAGCTGCTGACCAAGGTCACACTCTCGGGTGTCGGGGAGTGCATTGCTTTGATCCAGGAGGAGGGACACTACGAAACCCAAGCCGACCACATGCGTGCGGAGCTCCTCACCGAAGATATCCTACTCACTGCCGTCAAGGATTGGCTGCGCAGGCTCGGCATTGCGAGCTTCGGGCAGGTGGCGCTGCGTGGCGGCGAAAAAACACCTCAGGTTGGGACCTTCGCTTGGGACCTGTCCGCTCCCTGCTATCTCGGCCACATGGTTCGCAAAGGCCCAGATGGTAAGGCAAAGCCCGGTTTTGTCGCCTGTGACGTCTTCCTAGGCAAGGACATGACCGGGGCTGGCGTTGCACCTTTCATCCGTAAATGTTTGACCTTGCGCAGCCTTCCCAAGATTGGGCCATGCATGCAAATTCTCGTCGCCAACCGTTTCGATCATGATGCCTTCCTATTACTCAAGCGCCACGGGATTATTCCCGCAACGCCAAAGACACTGTTCGGCGAGGAGGTGGCCGAAGCGCTAACCCAGCTCACTTCGGTGCTGATCAATGCTGCCCACGCGATCATCGATCCCGGCCAGTTCGATGACCTGTTTAGGAAGCTCAGCAAAATCGAAGGCGCTGCTAACCAGCTTCGCGGCACTCTGTTCGAGTATATTGCCGCAGAGGTCGCCCGTCAGAAACTCGCGACTGAAGTCAGCATGAACCGCATCTTCAAGGTGCCTGGCAGTGAGGCCGAAGCGGATATCGTTGCTGTGACACCGCACCATGGTATTACTCTTATTGAGTGCAAGGGTTATAGCCCTAGGGCAACTATCCCGGACAAGCTGTTCAAACGCTGGCTTGAGCACAATGTTCCGACCTGCTATGCCGCGATCAAACAGCATCCGGACTGGAAGGGGCTGCCAATTTCCTTCGAGTTTTGGACAACCGCGCCGCTAACCGATGAGTCAATGGCGTTGTTCACTAAAGCCAAGTCGAGTATCCGGCCGAGCCGCTATACGATTGACTTGAAACTAGGGCCAGATCTACTCGGGACTATAAAGAAGACCCGTAATCCGAGCCTGATTACCGCATTCGAGAAGCATTTCGTCAAAATCGAACGTGAGCCAGAGGTTTTTCCGGAGAACATCGATCTCGATATGTTTCCCTCTTGA
- a CDS encoding site-specific integrase encodes MKRRVVRLTDTKNNEARLVPLTQAATEVFKQALNNPVRPLDCDLVFFGEPGRDGKRGPYAYTKLWNQAKKKAGLDDFRFHDLRHEAVSRLVEAGLSDQEVAAISGHKSMQMLRRYTHLRAEDLVEKLDKIIIN; translated from the coding sequence GTGAAACGCCGCGTGGTGCGCCTCACCGACACCAAGAACAATGAAGCCCGCCTGGTGCCGCTGACCCAAGCCGCGACCGAGGTGTTCAAGCAGGCGCTGAACAACCCGGTGCGCCCGCTCGACTGCGACCTGGTGTTCTTCGGTGAGCCTGGCCGGGACGGCAAGCGCGGCCCCTACGCCTACACCAAGCTCTGGAATCAGGCGAAGAAGAAGGCCGGCCTTGATGACTTCCGCTTTCATGACCTGCGCCATGAAGCCGTCAGCCGGCTGGTCGAGGCCGGACTGTCTGATCAGGAGGTCGCCGCGATCAGTGGCCACAAGTCGATGCAGATGCTGCGGCGGTATACCCACTTGAGGGCTGAAGATCTAGTCGAAAAGCTGGATAAAATCATAATCAACTAA
- a CDS encoding ABC transporter substrate-binding protein codes for MTPLSMRGDALRFHFLALALLVLLAGPHTTSAAETPRIATVDWTIAETLLALGVTPVGVAQTDAYREWVGAPPLPDEVADIGLRAQPNRELLAQLAPDRILLSPMFSTLSPSLERIAPTDTVALYSPGSDLWTRLKSATREIGAIANRKAEADTLLAWLDAHLALLRHTLASREIDDRPLLVVQFVDDRHVRVFGENSLYNAVMQRLGLENAWQDNTNYWGFSTVGLETLAKLDDARLVVIEPLPVGVEERLESSALWQHLPSVRRDDVLTLPPVWSFGGAPSAARFADHLSQTLIDAAATPPTRETPDE; via the coding sequence GTGACGCCGTTGTCGATGCGCGGAGACGCTCTCCGCTTTCATTTCCTTGCCTTGGCGTTGCTGGTGCTTCTCGCCGGGCCGCATACCACCAGCGCCGCTGAAACGCCGCGTATCGCCACCGTCGACTGGACCATCGCCGAAACGCTGCTGGCACTCGGCGTGACGCCCGTGGGCGTGGCGCAAACGGATGCCTACCGCGAATGGGTAGGCGCACCGCCGCTGCCCGACGAAGTGGCCGATATCGGACTGCGTGCGCAACCCAATCGTGAACTGCTGGCCCAGCTCGCGCCCGACCGTATTCTGCTCTCGCCGATGTTCAGCACCCTGTCACCTAGCCTCGAACGCATCGCCCCGACCGACACCGTCGCGCTCTATAGCCCCGGCAGCGATCTGTGGACGCGGCTGAAAAGTGCCACCCGCGAGATCGGCGCCATTGCCAACCGCAAGGCGGAGGCGGACACGCTGCTCGCCTGGCTGGACGCTCACCTCGCGCTCTTGCGGCACACGCTCGCTAGCCGGGAGATCGACGACCGGCCCTTGCTCGTCGTGCAGTTCGTCGACGACCGTCATGTGCGCGTGTTCGGCGAAAATAGCCTCTATAACGCTGTCATGCAGCGCCTGGGCCTGGAAAACGCCTGGCAGGACAACACCAATTACTGGGGATTCTCCACCGTGGGATTGGAAACATTGGCCAAGCTCGATGATGCACGCCTGGTCGTGATCGAGCCGCTACCCGTCGGCGTCGAAGAGCGCCTCGAATCGAGCGCTCTGTGGCAACACTTGCCGTCCGTACGTCGCGACGACGTGCTCACGCTGCCACCGGTATGGAGTTTCGGCGGCGCCCCCTCCGCAGCACGCTTCGCCGATCATCTTAGCCAGACGCTCATCGACGCGGCCGCAACACCGCCGACCCGTGAGACGCCTGATGAGTGA
- a CDS encoding relaxase/mobilization nuclease domain-containing protein: MDKPEVVVRIVSNAYDADQVESDLLRISKNGAVELEDESGQFSFTEDMVRDLAQYWSRFQGRQRKNSRYTTNIVLSMPAGTEPQALKRASQAFAKRQFGQNFQYAMALHMDTDNPHVQLTVRNLGNDGRRLHVAKGDPQKWREAFAAELERCGVEAKATLKATRRRKDG, from the coding sequence ATGGATAAGCCGGAAGTCGTCGTGCGGATAGTCAGTAATGCATACGATGCGGACCAAGTTGAGAGCGATTTGCTTCGCATCAGTAAGAACGGAGCAGTGGAGCTTGAGGACGAAAGCGGCCAGTTCTCTTTCACGGAAGATATGGTACGTGACCTGGCTCAATACTGGTCGAGGTTTCAAGGTCGGCAGCGCAAGAACTCTCGTTATACCACCAATATCGTTCTGTCGATGCCGGCCGGAACCGAGCCGCAGGCGCTAAAAAGGGCCTCCCAGGCGTTCGCCAAGCGGCAGTTTGGTCAGAATTTTCAGTATGCCATGGCACTGCACATGGACACCGACAATCCGCATGTCCAACTCACGGTACGAAATCTTGGCAATGATGGGCGTCGGTTGCATGTGGCGAAGGGCGACCCGCAGAAGTGGCGGGAGGCCTTCGCGGCCGAGCTGGAACGGTGCGGGGTGGAAGCGAAAGCCACATTAAAGGCCACCCGAAGGAGGAAAGATGGGTAG
- a CDS encoding type II toxin-antitoxin system VapC family toxin encodes MIVLDTNVLSELMRPEPDTCVVAWLDSQDTSAVTISAITVAEMLYGIERMPSGKRQRRFAAMAAAMFEEDFAGRILPFDEVAAVHYAEQVAISERAGRVVHTADAQIAAICRQHHATLATRNVKDFESLGIDILNPWEHRSAPRS; translated from the coding sequence ATGATCGTCCTGGATACCAACGTGCTATCCGAGCTTATGCGGCCCGAACCGGACACGTGCGTCGTCGCCTGGCTGGATAGTCAGGACACGAGTGCCGTGACCATTTCCGCTATTACTGTGGCAGAAATGCTCTATGGCATCGAGCGCATGCCTAGCGGCAAGCGCCAACGCCGTTTCGCCGCCATGGCAGCGGCGATGTTTGAAGAAGATTTTGCAGGCCGCATTCTGCCATTCGATGAGGTCGCGGCGGTGCACTACGCAGAACAAGTAGCCATCAGTGAGCGCGCAGGCAGGGTGGTGCATACCGCTGACGCTCAAATCGCCGCGATCTGTCGACAGCATCACGCTACGCTGGCTACACGCAACGTGAAGGACTTCGAGTCGCTTGGCATCGACATACTCAACCCGTGGGAGCATCGCTCAGCGCCAAGATCGTAA
- a CDS encoding ATP-binding cassette domain-containing protein, with amino-acid sequence MFNVDAASFEVNGQCLLQPTDLTFEEGKVYGLIGHNGSGKSTLLKLLAQQQAPSRGGIRLDKRPLADWGTREFARHVAYLPQHLPSADNLTGRELVGFGRYPWHGLLGRLNGKDKTQIDRAIALTHTEAFADRLVDTLSGGERQRVWLAMLLAQESRFLLLDEPLAALDIAHQVEVLALVRSLCRELGLGVVIVLHDVNMAARYCDHLIALHSGQVLAQGAPSDLMCDATLEAIYGIPMRVMSHPGGEHPIAVLH; translated from the coding sequence ATGTTCAACGTCGACGCTGCCAGCTTCGAGGTCAACGGCCAGTGCCTATTGCAACCCACCGACCTCACTTTCGAGGAAGGCAAGGTGTATGGGCTGATTGGCCATAACGGCTCGGGCAAGTCGACCCTGCTCAAGCTTCTCGCGCAACAACAAGCCCCCAGCCGAGGCGGCATTCGCCTCGACAAGCGTCCACTCGCCGATTGGGGCACGCGTGAATTCGCCCGCCACGTGGCGTATCTGCCCCAACACCTGCCCAGCGCCGATAACCTCACCGGCCGCGAGCTGGTGGGCTTCGGGCGCTATCCCTGGCATGGCCTTCTGGGGCGTCTCAACGGTAAAGACAAGACGCAGATCGATCGTGCCATCGCGCTCACCCATACCGAAGCCTTCGCCGACCGCTTGGTCGACACGCTTTCCGGCGGCGAGCGCCAGCGCGTGTGGTTGGCGATGCTGCTCGCCCAGGAAAGCCGCTTCCTGCTGTTGGACGAACCCCTGGCGGCGCTGGACATCGCCCATCAGGTGGAAGTGCTGGCCTTGGTGCGATCACTGTGTCGTGAGCTGGGGCTAGGCGTCGTCATCGTCCTTCACGACGTCAACATGGCAGCGCGTTACTGCGATCATCTGATCGCCCTGCACAGCGGGCAAGTGCTTGCCCAAGGCGCGCCCAGTGACTTGATGTGCGATGCCACTCTGGAAGCCATCTACGGCATCCCCATGCGGGTCATGTCCCACCCCGGCGGCGAGCACCCCATCGCCGTGCTGCATTGA
- a CDS encoding IS30 family transposase codes for MGYRQLTQTQRYQIHAQRGVRMTQRQIARVLGIHSSTVSRELRRNISPDGYDPCQAQARSDQRRRTAWKMTKRLPSLMRWVTDQLADEWSPQQISGFMAKANGAYVSHQWIYSLIWDDKVRGGGLWRYLRQPKRRSKHRAQAKSAGLGKIPNRVGIEYRAAEVDDRLTIGHWEGDTVLKGHKQSGLVTLVERRSGYLLATRLPQITADLTQKAMIRLLKPRRGAVQTVTLDNGSEFANHEAVATAVSAAIYFCDPYCSGQRGTNENTNGLIRQYYPKGTDFRQVTDAELRKTVNKLNDRPRKRLGYRTPAQVFLGEYSGALDTAGAALIG; via the coding sequence ATGGGATACCGACAGCTGACCCAGACCCAACGATACCAGATTCACGCCCAACGGGGTGTCCGGATGACCCAGCGGCAGATCGCCAGAGTGCTTGGCATCCACAGCAGCACCGTCAGTCGCGAATTGCGCCGTAACATCTCTCCTGATGGCTACGATCCCTGCCAGGCTCAGGCGCGCAGTGATCAGCGGAGGCGAACTGCCTGGAAAATGACAAAGCGACTCCCCAGCCTCATGCGCTGGGTGACTGATCAACTGGCTGACGAATGGAGCCCTCAGCAAATCAGTGGCTTTATGGCCAAGGCCAACGGTGCTTACGTGAGCCATCAGTGGATCTATTCGTTGATCTGGGATGACAAGGTACGTGGTGGCGGGCTGTGGCGATATCTCCGGCAACCCAAGCGGCGGAGTAAGCACCGTGCACAGGCCAAGAGCGCCGGACTCGGCAAGATTCCGAACCGAGTGGGTATCGAGTACCGCGCCGCTGAGGTGGATGATCGGCTCACGATTGGCCACTGGGAAGGCGATACGGTGCTCAAGGGACATAAGCAGTCCGGATTGGTCACGCTGGTTGAGCGCCGCAGTGGCTATCTGCTGGCCACTCGACTCCCTCAAATCACCGCCGATCTGACACAAAAAGCTATGATTCGTCTGCTGAAGCCCCGGCGTGGGGCTGTTCAGACCGTGACGCTGGACAACGGCTCGGAGTTCGCCAATCACGAGGCAGTAGCCACGGCAGTGTCAGCGGCGATCTATTTCTGCGATCCCTATTGCTCCGGCCAACGCGGGACCAATGAAAATACGAATGGCTTGATACGGCAGTACTATCCCAAGGGAACCGATTTTCGACAGGTGACGGATGCCGAACTGAGAAAGACCGTCAATAAGCTCAATGATCGCCCCCGAAAGCGGCTCGGTTATCGGACACCGGCACAGGTGTTTCTGGGGGAATACTCAGGCGCCCTGGATACCGCAGGTGCTGCGCTTATTGGTTGA
- a CDS encoding 4'-phosphopantetheinyl transferase family protein produces MPETLDLPAGCQDWQQAWPWPHTLPHVAWRGVNFTADAICEAAFTEHGIALPTGLSSAVAKRRAEFLAGRLCARDALRAVTGHAEVPGIAETRAPCWPAGTVGSITHSAGFAAALAAPARHWQGLGLDAETLMPAARATRLSPQILTPRERDWRDRLPAEEQAMFTTLVFSCKESLFKALFPLVQRRFYFQDAELANWQPEEGRVTLRLLTTLAPDWPAGTPCHGQYVADPRRLLSVIALPF; encoded by the coding sequence ATGCCGGAAACGCTCGATCTCCCCGCCGGCTGTCAGGACTGGCAGCAGGCGTGGCCCTGGCCGCATACGCTACCCCATGTCGCCTGGCGGGGGGTGAATTTCACGGCGGACGCGATATGCGAAGCGGCTTTTACCGAGCACGGCATCGCCCTGCCAACAGGGCTTAGCTCGGCCGTTGCCAAGCGCCGTGCGGAGTTTCTCGCCGGACGCCTGTGCGCTCGCGATGCCCTGCGCGCCGTGACGGGCCATGCCGAGGTACCAGGAATCGCGGAGACACGGGCGCCTTGCTGGCCAGCGGGCACGGTCGGAAGCATTACGCACAGTGCCGGTTTCGCCGCCGCCCTGGCGGCGCCGGCTCGCCATTGGCAGGGGCTGGGGCTGGATGCCGAAACACTGATGCCGGCGGCACGCGCGACGCGTCTCTCGCCGCAGATTCTCACACCCCGGGAACGCGACTGGCGCGACCGGCTCCCCGCCGAGGAGCAGGCAATGTTCACCACCCTGGTCTTCTCCTGCAAGGAAAGCCTGTTCAAGGCACTGTTCCCGCTAGTGCAGCGACGCTTTTACTTTCAGGATGCCGAACTCGCGAACTGGCAACCCGAAGAAGGCCGCGTCACGCTTCGTCTTCTCACCACGCTCGCCCCTGACTGGCCCGCCGGCACGCCGTGCCATGGCCAGTACGTGGCGGATCCACGCCGACTCTTGAGTGTGATCGCGCTGCCGTTCTAG
- a CDS encoding plasmid-related protein codes for MNVEDYLVERFGLLMSISDLADLLGRSPDGVRVSLYSDTEVSRKLKPTMVKVGRRVYFRTLQVKDALDLEPSEYGAC; via the coding sequence ATGAATGTCGAAGATTATCTTGTTGAGCGGTTCGGCCTGCTGATGAGCATATCAGACCTGGCGGATCTTCTTGGTCGTTCGCCCGATGGCGTGCGGGTTTCTCTTTATTCAGATACGGAGGTCTCCCGGAAGCTGAAGCCGACGATGGTGAAGGTGGGGCGCCGTGTCTATTTCCGGACGCTCCAAGTAAAAGACGCCCTGGATTTGGAGCCTTCTGAATATGGCGCGTGTTAG
- a CDS encoding FitA-like ribbon-helix-helix domain-containing protein gives MASITIRNLDEQVKAQLRMEAARHGHSMEEEVRIILRSALSQPQKGGLGSRIRERFAAAGGVDLEVPARSDKPRAPDLDV, from the coding sequence ATGGCGTCGATCACGATTCGCAATTTAGACGAGCAGGTAAAGGCTCAGCTTCGTATGGAAGCGGCCAGGCATGGTCACTCCATGGAAGAAGAGGTACGCATAATTCTCCGCAGCGCCTTGAGCCAACCTCAAAAAGGGGGGCTAGGCAGTCGTATACGGGAGCGCTTTGCGGCAGCGGGAGGTGTCGATCTGGAAGTGCCAGCCAGGTCTGATAAGCCTCGTGCTCCGGACCTCGACGTATGA
- a CDS encoding IS481 family transposase, producing the protein MDIKLHKQATTTPKIRAEIQAAPSSISDSELARQYGVAVSTIRRWRYRDDVQDRPHTRHNLLATLTSEQEEVLIAAREFLRLGLDDLLVVAREFLNPGLSRSGLHRMLKRREVPTLAELSRRDAGDDEKPRHKPFKDYEPGYVHIDIKHLPRMPDEEQKRYLYVAIDRATRWVHLEVRRSQSAKDARAFMKRVEEKAPFQVQTVLTDNGKSFTDRFTRAGERKPSGNHPFDQECQALGIEHRLIKPGRPQTNGMVERFNGRISDVLATRRYTSGEDLEQTLKRYTWLYNHHIPQKALHHQSPIAMMKEWQTKRPELFTKRVVNHTGPDK; encoded by the coding sequence ATGGACATCAAGCTACATAAACAGGCGACCACCACTCCGAAGATCCGGGCCGAGATCCAGGCAGCGCCTTCCAGCATCAGCGACAGCGAGCTAGCACGCCAGTACGGCGTCGCCGTCTCGACCATCCGGCGCTGGCGGTACCGTGACGATGTCCAGGACCGACCGCACACGCGTCACAACCTGCTGGCCACGCTCACTTCCGAACAGGAAGAGGTGCTGATCGCGGCGCGCGAATTCCTGCGCCTCGGCCTGGATGATCTGCTCGTCGTGGCGCGTGAGTTCCTCAATCCTGGCTTGTCGCGTTCTGGTCTGCATCGCATGCTCAAGCGGCGCGAGGTGCCGACACTGGCAGAGCTGTCTAGACGGGACGCGGGCGACGATGAGAAACCCCGGCACAAGCCCTTCAAAGATTATGAGCCGGGCTACGTGCACATCGACATCAAGCACCTGCCCCGGATGCCCGATGAGGAGCAAAAACGCTACCTGTACGTCGCCATCGATCGCGCCACGCGCTGGGTCCATCTGGAGGTGAGACGCAGCCAGTCCGCGAAGGATGCGCGGGCGTTCATGAAGCGGGTGGAGGAGAAGGCTCCCTTCCAGGTCCAGACGGTACTGACCGACAACGGCAAGTCATTCACCGATCGCTTCACGCGGGCGGGGGAGCGCAAGCCCAGCGGGAATCACCCGTTTGACCAAGAGTGCCAGGCCCTTGGTATCGAGCACCGTCTGATCAAGCCGGGAAGACCGCAGACAAACGGCATGGTGGAGCGCTTCAACGGCCGTATCAGCGATGTGCTGGCGACTCGGCGCTATACCTCAGGCGAGGACCTGGAGCAGACGCTCAAACGCTACACCTGGCTGTACAATCACCACATCCCGCAGAAGGCGCTGCACCATCAATCACCGATTGCGATGATGAAGGAATGGCAGACCAAGCGTCCTGAGTTATTTACCAAGCGGGTAGTCAATCACACGGGACCCGACAAGTAA
- a CDS encoding type IV secretion system protein yields MSNKISCARKIAGVALAATIGLSQPAMAGGIPVIDTSNLAQQILQVEHMLSQLEQLQDQLETANRQLDSMSGSRGLAGVIDSAYNTAVNVDPNQVLSDAGIRGANEHGLSGDVADLYDSGNQNTATWLGQSQKSLEQAQERFSELAGLVAEVNNSPDQKDVLDLQARIGAEEVLLQNEMAKLTMLRSQAEANRAMHNQRVQQMAIESSGEPRDIW; encoded by the coding sequence ATGAGCAACAAAATTTCGTGCGCACGAAAAATCGCTGGTGTCGCTCTCGCGGCCACTATCGGTCTATCGCAGCCAGCCATGGCGGGCGGGATTCCCGTCATCGATACGTCGAACCTGGCCCAGCAGATCCTGCAAGTAGAGCACATGCTGAGCCAGCTCGAACAACTGCAAGACCAGCTCGAAACGGCCAATAGGCAACTGGACAGCATGAGTGGTTCCCGTGGCCTGGCTGGCGTCATCGACTCGGCCTATAACACTGCAGTGAATGTCGATCCTAACCAGGTGCTGAGTGACGCCGGCATCAGGGGCGCGAACGAACATGGCCTGTCCGGTGACGTGGCGGACTTGTACGACAGCGGCAACCAGAACACGGCGACTTGGCTTGGCCAGTCCCAAAAGTCCCTGGAACAAGCTCAGGAGCGCTTTAGCGAGCTAGCCGGATTGGTGGCCGAGGTCAACAACAGCCCGGACCAGAAAGACGTTCTGGACCTCCAGGCCCGTATCGGCGCCGAGGAAGTCTTGCTGCAAAACGAGATGGCCAAGCTGACCATGCTCCGGTCGCAAGCCGAGGCCAACCGGGCAATGCACAACCAGCGCGTTCAGCAGATGGCCATCGAGTCATCCGGCGAGCCCCGCGACATCTGGTAA
- a CDS encoding site-specific integrase, with protein MLSHLYTVAIQEWGLGLTYNPVQNIRKPSPGEGRDRRLSPDEEKRLFAVLRQHSNPMLAWIARIALETGMRSSENLTLTITGRRETPRGAPHRHQEQ; from the coding sequence TTGCTCAGCCACCTCTACACCGTCGCCATCCAGGAATGGGGGCTGGGGTTGACCTACAACCCCGTTCAGAACATCCGCAAGCCCAGCCCGGGGGAGGGGCGAGATCGGCGCCTGAGCCCCGACGAGGAGAAGCGCCTTTTCGCCGTGCTCCGGCAGCACAGCAACCCCATGCTGGCCTGGATCGCCAGAATCGCCCTGGAGACGGGCATGCGCTCCTCGGAGAACCTGACCCTCACGATCACAGGTCGACGTGAAACGCCGCGTGGTGCGCCTCACCGACACCAAGAACAATGA
- the mobC gene encoding plasmid mobilization relaxosome protein MobC, which yields MPRVEARLTEIEKNAWAQFCKANGLRESDMLRRMIQRVAGRAVTVMADDQEDEARSRKLTIRLSPTQEGWLAQRAQEEGYPSRTSWVTSMVMAELYQEPVLTDAEVAVLRESNRELRAIGKNLNQVAKVLNIEFRESDKLKREAIEALAERIEQHKDQVASLLSRNMNRWRDDG from the coding sequence ATGCCGAGAGTTGAAGCACGCCTGACAGAAATCGAGAAGAACGCCTGGGCGCAGTTCTGCAAGGCCAACGGCCTACGCGAGTCGGACATGCTGCGGCGAATGATTCAGCGCGTTGCCGGCAGGGCTGTGACTGTAATGGCGGACGACCAAGAGGACGAAGCTAGGTCCCGAAAGCTCACCATCCGCCTATCACCCACTCAGGAAGGCTGGCTAGCACAACGTGCTCAAGAGGAGGGCTATCCCAGCCGTACCAGTTGGGTCACGTCGATGGTTATGGCTGAACTGTATCAAGAGCCCGTGCTGACGGACGCCGAGGTGGCCGTCTTGCGGGAGTCAAACAGGGAATTGCGTGCCATTGGTAAAAACCTGAACCAGGTCGCCAAGGTTTTGAACATCGAATTTCGTGAGAGCGACAAGCTCAAGCGGGAGGCCATCGAGGCGCTGGCCGAGAGAATTGAGCAGCACAAGGACCAGGTGGCCAGTCTGCTGTCCAGGAACATGAATCGATGGAGGGATGATGGATAA
- a CDS encoding relaxase/mobilization nuclease domain-containing protein — translation MGSLADDTIADLLEGPVKSKGGRSGNRARARRVVNYAPEVMVKITGNAKGADHVQSHLDYISRTGNLELEDERGDVIHGKDEVRALAKDWSQDQGMRRKNTRDTTNIIMSMPAGTEPRDVKKAVRAFAKRQFGQNHQYVMALHTDTDSPHVHLTVKSLGYDGRRLNVKKGDPQKWREAFAAELERRGVEAEATPRATRGVIKRGVSQAVHHIREKGQTPEVDQAKVREVLEDFRDQRAGKALKPRPWEDRIKERQTYVRKAWLTAAKDLAQSHDSDDQELAKRIATFVGSMPPMKTERHEFQEKVAGRLQGRVQMRQKKEKDRAENYQDER, via the coding sequence ATGGGTAGTCTGGCTGACGACACGATTGCTGACCTGCTGGAAGGCCCGGTCAAGAGCAAGGGTGGACGATCCGGCAACCGTGCGCGTGCGCGGCGAGTGGTGAACTATGCGCCCGAGGTCATGGTGAAGATCACTGGTAATGCCAAGGGAGCCGATCATGTCCAGTCCCACCTGGACTACATCAGCCGCACCGGCAATCTGGAGCTCGAGGACGAGCGCGGCGACGTGATCCATGGGAAAGACGAGGTACGGGCCCTGGCCAAGGACTGGTCGCAGGATCAGGGCATGCGCCGGAAGAACACCCGCGATACCACCAATATCATCATGTCCATGCCGGCCGGCACTGAGCCGCGTGACGTGAAGAAAGCCGTTCGAGCGTTTGCCAAACGACAGTTTGGCCAGAATCATCAGTATGTCATGGCGCTGCACACCGACACGGATAGCCCCCACGTCCACCTGACGGTGAAGAGTCTGGGCTATGACGGGCGCCGGCTGAATGTGAAGAAGGGCGACCCGCAGAAGTGGCGGGAGGCCTTCGCGGCCGAGCTGGAGCGCCGAGGGGTGGAGGCCGAGGCGACGCCACGCGCCACTCGTGGCGTGATCAAGAGGGGGGTCAGCCAAGCAGTGCACCACATTCGCGAGAAAGGCCAGACGCCAGAGGTGGACCAGGCGAAGGTCCGGGAGGTTCTCGAGGACTTCCGCGACCAGCGGGCCGGAAAAGCACTGAAGCCGCGGCCCTGGGAGGATCGTATCAAGGAGCGCCAGACCTACGTTCGCAAGGCCTGGCTGACGGCGGCCAAGGACTTAGCCCAGAGCCACGACTCCGATGACCAGGAGCTGGCCAAGCGCATCGCGACGTTTGTAGGTTCTATGCCGCCGATGAAGACCGAGCGCCACGAATTCCAGGAGAAGGTTGCGGGCCGGCTGCAAGGGCGTGTTCAAATGCGTCAAAAGAAAGAGAAAGACAGAGCAGAAAATTATCAAGATGAGCGATAG